A part of Camelus ferus isolate YT-003-E chromosome 6, BCGSAC_Cfer_1.0, whole genome shotgun sequence genomic DNA contains:
- the LOC102506538 gene encoding LOW QUALITY PROTEIN: olfactory receptor 4F3/4F16/4F29-like (The sequence of the model RefSeq protein was modified relative to this genomic sequence to represent the inferred CDS: deleted 1 base in 1 codon): MGGANRSVVSEFVFLGLSNSWEIQLLLFLFSSVFYVSSLMGNLLIVFSVSSDPNLHSPMYFLLANLSFLDVGVCSIAAPKMIYDIFRKRKAISFGGCIAQIFFIHAIGGTEMVLLIAMAFDRYVAICKPLHYLTIMAHKQCILILAAAWVLGLIHSVAQLAFVVDLPFCGPNELDSFYCDLPQLIKLACTEIYRLEFMVTANSGLISVGSFFILIISYIFILVTVWKHSSGGLSKALSTLSAHVTVVVLFFGPLIFFYTWPFPSSHLDKFLAIFDAVLTPFLNPVIYTFRNKEMKAAMKKLCHQLVSYRNMN; this comes from the exons ATGGGTGGAGCCAACCGCTCTGTCGTGTCTGAGTTTGTGTTCCTGGGACTCTCCAATTCTTGGGAGATCcagctccttctcttcctcttttcctctgtgttctaTGTGTCAAGCCTGATGGGAAACCTCCTCATTGTGTTCTCTGTGAGCTCTGACCCTAATTTGCACTCCCCCATGTACTTTCTGCTAGCCAATCTCTCTTTTCTTGACGTGGGGGTTTGCTCTATTGCCGCTCCCAAAATGATTTATGACATTTTCAGAAAACGCAAAGCCATCTCTTTTGGGGGCTGTATAGCTCAGATCTTCTTTATTCATGCTATTGGGGGAACAGAAATGGTGCTGCTCATTGCCATGGCCTTTGACAGATACGTGGCCATATGTAAGCCTCTCCACTACCTGACCATCATG GCCCACAAACAGTGCATTTTAATTTTGGCTGCTGCCTGGGTCCTTGGCCTCATCCACTCAGTGGCCCAATTGGCTTTTGTTGTAGACTTGCCCTTCTGTGGTCCTAATGAATTGGACAGCTTTTATTGTGACCTCCCCCAACTTATCAAACTTGCTTGCACAGAGATCTATAGACTGGAGTTCATGGTGACAGCCAACAGTGGACTCATCTCTGTGGGTTCCTTCTTCATACTGATTATTTCTTATATCTTCATTCTTGTCACTGTTTGGAAACACTCCTCAGGTGGTTTATCAAAGGCTCTCTCCACTTTGTCAGCTCATGTCACTGTGGTGGTTTTATTCTTTGGGCCATTAATCTTCTTCTATACTTGGCCCTTCCCCTCATCACACTTGGACAAGTTTCTTGCTATCTTTGATGCAGTTCTCACTCCTTTTCTGAATCCAGTGATCTACACATTCAGGAACAAGGAGATGAAGGCAGCAATGAAGAAACTCTGCCATCAGCTTGTGAGTTACAGAAATATGAACTAA